DNA from Branchiostoma floridae strain S238N-H82 chromosome 15, Bfl_VNyyK, whole genome shotgun sequence:
TGACTAAAATCACAATAAGATTAGAGTAGTCGACATAGTTGGGTTCACAATTCgaagtacgcatgcgcagcgacaTGTATTGTGGGAAATAGACAACTTGTAGACAACTCTTGTTTTGACTTTCGACCATTGTCTCGAGTTGCATAACGGTTCAGGCATGTTTTGGACCTTCTTGTATGACATTGTccacaatgcatttcgctgCACATGTGTGCGTAGGATCTTGAACCTCCTTATTGCCGTTCTTTCTTCGCTGTgcatccaaaaaaaaaaaccctatGTACCCTATCTAGTCACTATCAGCTACACAGAAAACTGGGAATCTCTCGCTGGCACAGTCCCTCCACGCGGATGTTGTTATTCAGAAGCCACATCCCGTCAGGGGACAAGTTCCTACAGTCCCGAACATTCAGCCTCTCTAACCGCCCACACGTCTGCAGCAACAGCCCCATGCCCTGGTCCGTCAGGCGCGTGCACCCCTCCACGTTCAACGTCCTTAGCGACACGGTGTTGGACTCCGCTAGGTACCGCAGCGCCTTGTCGGTCAGGAGGAAGTTTCCGCTGACGTTCAGCTCCGCGATGCCCGGGCAGTTTTGCGATAACTGTTTGATGCCGCGATTACTGACGCTGAAACAGTGCGCCATGCTGATGTGGCGCAGCTTCGGGCAACGCTTGGCAAGATGCTCGATCCCCTTATCCGTGATGCGGAAGCACCAGTCAATGTTGAGGTACTCCAGATTGGGGTTGTTGACGGCCAGGTATTTGAGCCCGCTGTCTGTGAGGTGCCAGCAGCCGTTCAGGTCCAGGTGACGCAGGCGGGGGAAGCGGCACTTCATGCCGGTGTCTGTGATGAAACAGTGGCCCAGGTCCAGGTGCTCCAACAGCCGGCAGTACTGCGCAATGTAGGCGATTCCTGGAGGATACAGATAAGGACAAGGTGATTTAGTTTAAATCTTCGATGTAAGTCAGAATGACTGTGCactttttttaaagtgcaatgaAAGAGATAGACATGCACAGAGAAAATTAGAGAAAAGACTGCATGTAATCTCTGTGAACTGAATCGTTATCATACCCATTTTGCAAGTGTGTAGAGTTTGTGATGGGAATGGAAATGCAATGTAGCCGTCTAAAGCAGTTACCATACCAACCGCTCTATTTAGACACATTTAGATAATCAGGTAGAGGTCAACTGCAACAAGTGTCAGCAGCTTTATTTAGACGGATTCGGGTTATCAGGATTAAAGGTCATTGGGATCCTACACGCAGGACGAAATTATTTATTTGCTCCGATCAAACATCTTCCAGATGTTTGCATACCATCACAGCTAATATGAAAGAAACTAAATCTATCAATAGAAATGGcacaaaatcatgtttttaaGGTACTAGGAGTATCTATTATCTCCAACCCCTCCCCGGCTGTTGGTATGATCCACAGACGACAGGGGTCAAACGGAAATTTGGACACTCAGAAGTTCTTCCCGCCAAATTTGACAGATTATGCTTGTAGGAAAAAGATTTTTCCTCAGAGGAGCCCGCAGACGTGCTCCAAGGATATCTCGAAAGCAGAGGAAGGCACTTTGTAAGCCTTGGACGTTCTGATGATGCCTCCTTGGTAGAGCATAGCCGTGGCGACTCTTGTAGCTGGTCACAACGATATGGCGGGTTGTATACCAGGCTCAGAAGAGGGGTACTTGCGCAATACTAGCCACGGTTAAACACAGCATTGAAGATGAATGGTGAGTTTACGAACACTTACTTGTCTTTTAATTAATTGCTCTCTGTCAACTCGTGACAAAACGGAAAGGAGGGAGTGAAACACCAACTTGTATGACCCTGAGGTCACAACCTTTTGCCCTGATTACCCAAATCAATCAAATACAGCCGTCGGCACTTGTTGCAGTTGACCTTTGCCTGATTATACACATGTGTCTAAATATAGCAGATGGTAAATCTTTTATTTACCTATGTTGTTTTTTAACCTGTGCTGTTTGTCTACATGTCGCACAGTAGTACTGTTTTACCTGTAGTACCTGATTGACTGCAGTATTGAAGGTACTCGCTGGTGTCGCTTTATCCACCTCAGTCACTAGTTGTTTACTGTTTCGGTTTGTACGTCATGCACATTTTTCATGCAGTCATGTCATCACAAAACACCCGTCCAATGTTTGAATTTCGAAGGTGAGGAATTTTAtctgagccccccccccccccagaaggACAATGGGCCTCCGTAAGTACTATATCTCCTTTTTAATGtgttatgtttatttatttgtaataGAATGTATGCTATATTGCACAAGTGAAACAAATGAAGTAGCACCctctatcattttttttgtctgaattAGAATCCACGTATCTTATCACAAGTAAACAAATGAGACAGCTCACTCTATCTCAAGTTTTCATCGTTAGTATAAAAAAATCATGTATCATCATACTAGCGAAAAATATAAGATCTTTCTAATTTTCTAAACTTTCTCCTCTGCCCTAATTATTGTGTTTTATTAAGTCGAAATTAAAAAGCATAAACACTCACCATTATCCGTGATTTGCGAGCTCCTAACGTTGAGATGTCTGAGCTGCGTACAGTACATGGCAAAGTGTTTAATGTCCAAGTCGATGACTATACCCCGGGAGGCGCTTGACCAGCCCACGTTGAAGCATTTCAGCCTCGTGCAGTAGGCCGGGATCGTTCGCATCCGGTGCGGATCGCGCCACAGTCCCTCACAGTCACTAATCGTCAGCTCCTCCAAGTTCACGCACTGCTTAGCCAATGAGACGACGCCCTGGCACGTGATCTCCGGGCACGCGTGGATGACGACGTTGCGCAGCTTCTTGCAGCCGTTGGCCACGTGAGCCAGTCCCCGGTCGGTGATTCGCCGGCAGCCCGAGATGTTCAGCTGCGTCAGCTTACTGCAGTTCTTCCCGACATGCTCTAGATACCTGTCCGTCACCAGGTTCCAGCAGGCGCTCAGGTCTATTCTTTGCACGTTTCCCCTCCGTTGTAAGATGTTACAGAAGACGTCCTCTTGCTGCGTCGAGCTGAACGTTGTGGAGGAAAACTTTAAAGACGTCCACAAGCTCGAGTCCTGGCAAAGCCCGCACCAGCGCTTGCACACCTGCGCTACGGGCGGCAGGTGCACCAGCGCCGGCTGGAGGAAGGAGAAGACCCGGAGGATGAGCTCGTCAGGGAGGCAGGAGAAAGGGTCCACCGGTTTCTCCTCGTCTGCCGTCGCCATGGTGATGACAGGAAGGACGTTGAAGCACTTGAGCTTTGTGCAGTACACTGGAACGGTCCGCATTGTCCTCATTCTTCGGGGGCCACGCCGATGCTAGACTTAAATCCCTCTCACCTGTAGAGACATGAGAAATACATGTCAATAGTTGTTGACTTTAAGGGTtgtagtttgaagaaaaatacatGTCATCTTCACCTAACACCAAGGCCTTATTTACCGGCTCTAAAACTGGTAAAGTTTAACTTTACAACACTTTACATAGCATGCTAGCAGCTTTACAAAATACTGACATGCTTTCACATTAAAAGAAATATGAGCACAGCAAATATACATAGAAACATCTATTGTTCAATCAATCAAGTACAGTCTTTTATTacataaaacttttgaaacCTAAGACATGAAAGCTGTTCAATAGTATGCAGCATATTCCATAGTCCTAGACGATCAAACATCCTTAAGGTATTGAACTTTGAGTTCCGGCGAAGAGGGGGCTTAAATTCCATGGTGGTTATAGATATTGTGGCACTTGCAGTGGGCTGAGATAGATTATGGTGGTTTAAAGATGACCTGGTGACCTAATCCCTTCAACGTTACCTTCCAGGTTTTTGAAGGGATTGCATGGCCAGACGTGTGTTTTTAGGCTATAGTCTGCCTAGCTGTCGACTACAAGAGACGTTGTTGAAGGAACTAGGGCATTAATTCTACCgactgtttgtctgtttatatCCACAATTACGTACACATTCCTGCATCCCTTTGTTGTAATAGAAGAGTTTTGTTTCCCCAGATTGTACAAATCACATCGAAACAAGtttattttttcctgtatacatGGCAAGGTGGGGAAGCTTGAGCTGCCACTACTGCAACAATAAGAACCCAGTGTAGTAATCTTAAGCTTTGTTCAAACAAGTTGACACTTCTTTAATAACCTTTGTATTCGAGCAAATAAGACGAATGACCGAGACGCGTTTCAGACTGGTTTCTGGACAAGAAAAGCTCGAGAAATGTAAATTCTAAAGGTCTGGGTGCCAAGCGTTCCAGAGGGCGAATACTGCCGCCATAGCACCGGAACCTAAGTTGAGTGTATCCCAGTGCTACGATTGGTCGAGGTAAGACGTCAATCATCATTTTAAGATGGTGGTCTATTGTCGCCTTTGTATGAGTACCGGGGCTGTGTTAACCGTGTTGACCTAACAAACAATTCGCACGTCTGGGACATAAATTGTATTTGCGCTAACGAGTCATTTGTGTCGCCTCCAAGCCATCGTGGCGTGTTTAAACCTCGACTCTTTTCTCTCAAGGACCTGAACTCCAGCCCAAAAATACACAGGCAAAACAGGATTCTTTTGAAACCCGGCAATGATAACAGTTTTGATAACACAACAGGACAAACTTGACGTGGGCGGAGAATATTAGAAATCTTCAGGCATTGTTCCGCGCCTTTTGAACTGCAATGCCGCGATCACTCTCAACAAACAGTGGTGTTGACGTACGGATTAGAGCCCGCAGTAAATCATGACAACATTCCTTAGTGTGATCCCCTTAATGATCGAACCTCAAAGCCAAGGAGCGATTTTTCAGCTACTAATGGAGCGTTACCAAGTTGCACTTGTAAATACACATAAACTCGGCACACTGTGTCGAGagcttcttgttttcttatcttttttgttgGTGGGAAGAAAAAACCTTTGATACACCAAAGACTGCCGTTGGCAATGTTAACATCAAAACATTGTGGTTTGGACTTTTGAAATGAGATGTCTGGAAACGCTTGACTGAGTGCCAGTAATACTCATTACAAATGTGAGGTAGGTACCATGTTTGCACAGTACTACCGCATACAACTATGTCGTTTCAGTCGTTTGTATCTAAAACACAATCGAATTCAAAGCAAAGGATATTGTATTCAGTAGCATTAACCAAGCAAGACTCAAACATGACTGTACAGTTGATACGACTCTAGTATTAGTGTGACAGTATCTAATGTTTACCCAGGAGTACATTAGTTATGTGTATAGATCGGTATCAAACTTTGTAATGGTCAGTATATAATCCCAAACCTCTGAAGATAACGCCAGTGTGGACATTGCGTACATAATTAGATCTGATAGCCACATACTGGTAGTAGTATCTATACACGACTTGTCCTGGTCTGTTATTCAATAAGCTAAAGGAATGAGGAGTTGGGAAGGGCAAACAATGCTATAGTTGTGAAGTTGTACACATAGAATGTTCATGTAAAAACTGCAGATTATATCTGAAGCAACTGTTTTTCATTGATTGTTACAGGGATGTGGGGTATGTAAAGGCACAGGGTTGAGTGATTTACCGATAAGATAGGGCGTACATGGGAATGGGCATCAGCAGCAGTAAATTAAAGGTACACTTGTCAAAGGTCTTACTCATCCTACTTTTACTATGCATGTGTAACTCTTCTCCTCTTACCCGTTGACAAATATGAAGCCCTGTTCATATTATATCTAGATATATTCGTGATGAATTGGATGGCTGATAAATCATCAATAGCGTCTCCAACAACAGTTCCCATTGATATAAATTACACACGTACGAGTATATGGTTCAACACAGTTGAATCGTTCAAACAATAGGCGATTCATTACTGCAAAACACGGGGATTTTGCTCCTACCATCCATCTTTTCTGATGTTACCGTCTTCAAAGGTCGCTAAAGATAGAGATTGTGTGTTTTCTGGTAGCGATGTTTGTGTTTTGCAGAGGTAAGTCTGGTGTTTTGTCGTAATGAATGGCGGGCATTTATATGAACTCGCCATGATCTGTGTGTTTACTGCTTTTAAGTCGTTTGCTCGACAGGAACTGAATTGATGCGTCACGGTTGCGATGGTTACCGAGGAACTTGTGGAGcgcatacaatgtataatgaaCAAGATGATGATGGGGATTTTACAATGACATGTTAGTGGTCTATAGACCGGAGGCACAGGTCCAGATTTTAAATTGCTGAAAATTGCTTTGAGATATTTTGATCATGCTTTATTTCTAGGTTATTTCAATTCAGTCATCCATTTTCTGGTGACGCTACATAAAGTCCCTCCAGATGACTCTGTCGCGCATGACAGACAAGAGGTCTCTGGTATATCTGTCCAAAGGTATTATTTCTAAAGGTAAAGAAATCAAACAATTACATATGACACCAAATCAAACGATTACATGATGATACCAAAAGGGGGAACAACGATCATCGCACCAATGGCATGGGTTGTGGCACGTTAGCACCTGACTGGCATTTTAATTGAGCGAAACTTGTTCACTTTTCAACGGACCCGCGCGGCAACTTTGAGTTGCTCCGAAAACACTTTGTAATCAGTCGGTAAATACGGGAGAAGAATCGAAAGAAAAAATGCTCATTTATCGATACGACACACAGCTTTTATATCCTCCCACTGGACCGCAGCTACCTGTCCACCATTGCCTCCTACACTTCCGACACCATCGCAAGGCCGCCATGTTTGACCTCAAGGTCACACCTTTAAGGTCAGCTTCGCGGGAGTTCTGACGAAGCGACCAAAATGTGGTGGTTAGTTTTACCTCCCACAGTGCACATTAAAATGTCGATATTCCATCATATCTAGGTTCCAGATTTCATACTTTGGCCTAGCAGGCTCTGAATGCATGTACGTGTTGTgatccgtcaaatatttgcattgtaCCCTATTATTGATAGCCCTGGTCGAGGTGGACACAGTGAAAGGGTCCTCAGTACTCAAAATCAAGCTTACGAAGTGTAAATGTTGTCGTTTAATATGTTCCAAACGAGTCGAGTGTACTCTTATTTCTTGCTGTACTTTTCTAAACTTTAGAATCTTCAAGTACGCTGAATTGACCCGTCACTATTTGAGCGAAATGTTTCGTCCTGTACTAAAACGACATCGATCCTCAAAAATAATGTGCCTAAAGCACATAAGTTCGGTACAATATTCCATGGTTCCACAAAAATAAATCCCCAAACAGTGAGTGCAAATTGGCATTGGACCAACGTAAACCCAATTATGGGGATCACTTTGTTTTCACACCGCCCAGTGTCAAGTTCTTCCACCTAGACAAGCACTTGGTTATAATATTTCTCTGTCTACACATAGCAAGTTGTTGGAGTGGGTATTAGTGCAGTTAGCAAGGACAGAGCGATCGAATTTTGCGGCTGTGTATGACACAACTTTGCCCCAAAAGCTTGTTACACAATACCCAGGCGGTAAGGTTACAGTGTAAACTTCCTAGCAGGGATTTCTATTAACGAGGGTGTTGTGGGCTTCCGTCGCAATGTTTTGGGTACAGCGGTCGGGACTTCACGGGCGTCAGGGGCACGCTTGTTCGGCGGGACCCTCGCCGGCGCCAGGGAACCCCGCGGCCGTGTGGTCGGTAAACTTGACTAGACATCGTTTGGCACTTACAGGGCGTTTGCACGTGGCCGCTATATCTAATATCTCTATAAATAGCCGCCAAGGCCATGTTGGTGGAATGGATAGATCCAAGATGGTGGCCGACCATTCGGAACGCTCAGACAAGAATTTAATGACCAAAATAAATTGATTTTCATAGCGAAATGCTTTCTAGTTATAAAGAGTGAAAAGGAGGAATTTTAGAAAGACGCCACATACCTAAAACGTCATTCACATGGAAACTTCGCATGTGTCTTTAACCCGCCAATATGGCGTGCGCGCTATTACGTCACGGTCACGTGGCCGCAAACGGTGTCAATGACCCTGACAATCAACAGGTGGTTGACGTGACGAGCATAACCAAACAGAACAAGAAGCGGACACAAGAAGCTTTATTCTTGTGATTTTTCACGGTCTTTAGGCGCAAAAAAGctatatgtttttgtatttgCACTTATGAATATACGAGTACTAGTAACATGTGCCCCTAGACTAGCCTCCTTCGTAGATTCTTCGATTATTTTTTGGGGAGGTTGATTCCCGATTTTTAACAGGTTCTCTATGTTTTGCGacaaaactccctttcccggcaaacTCCTCTCTCACCAGACTCCCCTGCCGTAAAAGAGAACCTTAGCCCCAAGTGTTAAAAATCGCGAGTCAACGCTCCTCAAAAATAAACGCCAACGCtccagaagtctgcgaaggaggctacccTCAGACCTTAAGCTTGTAGGTcgcatagtctctaccagactccggatcgctggatcATGGAGAAAtcgtagaaat
Protein-coding regions in this window:
- the LOC118431897 gene encoding F-box/LRR-repeat protein 2-like is translated as MRTMRTVPVYCTKLKCFNVLPVITMATADEEKPVDPFSCLPDELILRVFSFLQPALVHLPPVAQVCKRWCGLCQDSSLWTSLKFSSTTFSSTQQEDVFCNILQRRGNVQRIDLSACWNLVTDRYLEHVGKNCSKLTQLNISGCRRITDRGLAHVANGCKKLRNVVIHACPEITCQGVVSLAKQCVNLEELTISDCEGLWRDPHRMRTIPAYCTRLKCFNVGWSSASRGIVIDLDIKHFAMYCTQLRHLNVRSSQITDNGIAYIAQYCRLLEHLDLGHCFITDTGMKCRFPRLRHLDLNGCWHLTDSGLKYLAVNNPNLEYLNIDWCFRITDKGIEHLAKRCPKLRHISMAHCFSVSNRGIKQLSQNCPGIAELNVSGNFLLTDKALRYLAESNTVSLRTLNVEGCTRLTDQGMGLLLQTCGRLERLNVRDCRNLSPDGMWLLNNNIRVEGLCQREIPSFLCS